The Candidatus Dadabacteria bacterium DNA window TGCCGGGGAGTCAGATGCCTGCAGCGCCCTGACTTCCAGTGCGAAACTTGATTAAAGCCGGTTTGCTCTTTCCGTGCTCGTTCTTGGATCGAATCTCTAACTCGTATTCGGTGTTCGGCTTCAAATCTTCAAAACCACACCCGGTCAAAGGCGTTTCAAATCCAAAGCTCCAGTCTTCAGTGCCTGCTTCCCTAATGCGAACCACGTACGTAATCTTCGGAGACCATTCCGCTTCTATGTTCTCCTTTCCCATAAAATCC harbors:
- a CDS encoding fibronectin type III domain-containing protein, with product MKEKDWSTASQDKPPVLWNGATKTFSIFLSGLEDFMGKENIEAEWSPKITYVVRIREAGTEDWSFGFETPLTGCGFEDLKPNTEYELEIRSKNEHGKSKPALIKFRTGSQGAAGI